A window of the Lolium perenne isolate Kyuss_39 chromosome 7, Kyuss_2.0, whole genome shotgun sequence genome harbors these coding sequences:
- the LOC127317700 gene encoding GEM-like protein 1, which translates to MQPAAEMQPPVGSPAAPQSDPPQAPPPSDPSSPPAPAPEAADPPASAPSLASVQLQPQGQPKTVTWSEKLTSESPTHVPAAAAAESSQYVSRGPAASSSKGAVEAMKDTLSRWGKSMGETTKMVESLSRDTWQHFKTGPSFTEAAMGRLAQGTKVLAEGGYEKIFKQTFEILPDEQLKISYACYLSTSAGPVMGVMYISTAKIAFCSDNPLSYKAGDKTEWSYYKVVIPLHQLRTANPSVSKVNSAEKYIQVVSVEGHEFWFMGFLMYDKAVSSLQEAMDSARELQP; encoded by the exons ATGCAGCCCGCCGCCGAGATGCAGCCGCCCGTCGGCTCCCCCGCCGCGCCCCAATCCGACCCTCCGCAGGCACCTCCACCCTCCGATCCATCCTCTCCGCCGGCACCGGCTCCCGAGGCGGCCGATCCGCCCGCGTCCGCACCCTCGCTGGCCTCGGTGCAGCTGCAGCCGCAGGGGCAGCCGAAGACCGTCACGTGGAGCGAGAAGCTGACGTCGGAGTCGCCGACCCAcgtgccggccgccgccgccgcggagtcCAGCCAGTACGTCTCCCGCGGGCCCGCCGCCTCCTCGTCCAAGG GCGCGGTGGAGGCGATGAAGGACACGCTGTCGAGGTGGGGAAAGTCGATGGGGGAGACCACCAAGATGGTCGAGAGCCTCAGCCGCGACACGTGGCAGCACT TCAAGACTGGACCGAGTTTTACTGAAGCGGCTATGGGACGGCTTGCTCAAGGAACTAAAGTCTTAGCAGAAGGTGGCTATGAGAAAATATTTAAGCAGACTTTTGAGATTCTTCCGGATGAGCAGCTGAAAATATCTTACGCATGCTATCTATCAACATCTGCTGGTCCTGTCATGGGAGTAATGTACATTTCTACAGCGAAAATTGCATTCTGCAGTGACAACCCTCTTTCTTACAAAGCTGGAGATAAAACTGAATGGAGTTACTACAAG GTCGTCATTCCTCTGCATCAGCTAAGGACAGCTAATCCTTCAGTGAGCAAAGTAAATTCTGCCGAGAAGTATATTCAGGTCGTCTCAGTTGAAGGCCACGAGTTTTGGTTTATGGGCTTTCTGATGTATGACAAAGCCGTTTCCAGTCTTCAAGAAGCCATGGACAGTGCTCGTGAGTTACAACCGTAG